Proteins from one Candidatus Aegiribacteria sp. genomic window:
- a CDS encoding T9SS type A sorting domain-containing protein — protein sequence ESGPVTVSIYDLAGRLRALPVDGEMDPGTHEVEVSGLPSGSYYVRLTAGNDIVRRVFTLIHP from the coding sequence CGGAATCGGGGCCTGTCACCGTTTCCATTTACGATCTTGCGGGAAGACTGAGAGCGTTGCCCGTTGATGGAGAAATGGATCCGGGCACTCATGAGGTCGAAGTCTCAGGGTTGCCGTCAGGTTCCTACTACGTAAGACTGACAGCAGGTAACGATATCGTGCGGAGGGTGTTTACTCTGATTCACCCATAG